The following DNA comes from Gordonia westfalica.
ACCCGAAGTCATTCCGAACTTGACGACGCCGTCCGGACGGACAACCTTGCCGCCGTACACGTGCAGGCGCGCAGCCGGTCGGCGAAGCTGTTGTCGGCGCGCAGGCCTCCACCTTATCGAGCTGCGACACGTAGGCCGCGGCCTCCGGTGGAACGCCACGAAGCCGGGGGTGAGTTGTTGGGCAGGTTGTTCGACGACAGCACACGGAACCCGAGGAGGGAGCCGATGGTGCCGTTGCGGAGGCCGTTGTTGTCGCCGGACACATCGAAGCTGGTGAGCTTCGAATCCGCGCCGAGGAGCAGACCTTCGAAGTCGGCGTTGCACACGAGAACTCGGCCGGAGGCGGGGGCGTTCTTCTTGTTCAGGGCCACACGAGCAGCCTTGACGAGGTCGAATGCCTTGTTCCCGGTGTCCGGAGCGGAGCCCGACAGGTTGGTGGCTCCGGCGGCGAGCATGGTGGCGATGAACTTGTCCGCGTCATCGACGAGCGCCTTTCCGGCGGCGTCGGTGTACGGGGCCAGGCTGCCCGCAGACTGGGCGGCGTCGATGTCGTCGACCTTGAAGTCGAAGTTCTTCTCCTGGTCGATCAGGAGGTCGACGCCGGTGTCGGTGATGGCGTCAGCCGACGTGTGCGGTTGTTGGCCTTGTAGTCCTTGATCGCGGGTGCGACGACACGGGATGTGACGGTGTTGCCTTTGTCGCGACGCCTTCGTACTGGCGGTCGAGCAGAGCGGCGAACACCTTCTCGGCGTCCCACGCCTGGGTGATGTTCGCCGCCACAGTTCGGGAATGAAATGGTGATGGCCATGATGGCTCCTTACTTTCGGATGCCTTGAGTTCGTCGAGCTGGCCTTTGGCGTCAGCGTCGCGAATCTGGGCTGGGGACATGTTCTTCAGGTCTGCCTGAGTGAGCTGCTGCACCTTGTTCGCCGGCGCCGCATCGGCATTGGCAACCACCGATGCCGGGGCAGCGGGCGGTACGGTCTGCTTGGGTCCGCGGAACGATTGCAGGCGGTCGAGATGGGCGCGCATCTCCTCCTCGGTGTCACCGACGAGTAGATCCGCGGGCATCGGTGCCTTCCACGATCTTCTTGGCG
Coding sequences within:
- a CDS encoding P22 phage major capsid protein family protein produces the protein MPCRRTRDQGLQGQQPHTSADAITDTGVDLLIDQEKNFDFKVDDIDAAQSAGSLAPYTDAAGKALVDDADKFIATMLAAGATNLSGSAPDTGNKAFDLVKAARVALNKKNAPASGRVLVCNADFEGLLLGADSKLTSFDVSGDNNGLRNGTIGSLLGFRVLSSNNLPNNSPPASWRSTGGRGLRVAAR